A window of the Paralichthys olivaceus isolate ysfri-2021 chromosome 5, ASM2471397v2, whole genome shotgun sequence genome harbors these coding sequences:
- the LOC109643981 gene encoding neurogenic differentiation factor 2 isoform X2, whose amino-acid sequence MKGATMLTRLFSDPSLLPDVQKYSGWADDSDGEDPKLKDDDQDTHEDMDASDLRGGSLTQSEHAGEDDEDDELEELEEEDDGEDTEGDRPKKRGPKKRKMTKARIERSKMRRVKANARERTRMHDLNSALDNLRKVVPCYSKTQKLSKIETLRLAKNYIWALSEILRAGKRPDLVSYVQTLCKGLSQPTTNLVAGCLQLNSRNFLTEQQCQDGSRYASGSFSMHSYPYQCARLSSPHCQSGSNSHPLRTHGYVSTYDSVYGGSGSPEYNSPEYEAPLSPPLCINGNFSLKHQGPASPDNEKGYHYSMHYSGLPGSRPSGAHNLVFGSSGARSGIHSENVLPYHDMHLHHERAPVYDELNAFFHN is encoded by the exons ATGAAAGG AGCCACAATGTTGACGAGGCTTTTCAGTGACCCATCGCTGCTTCCCGACGTGCAGAAATACTCCGGCTGGGCGGACGACAGCGACGGAGAGGATCCCAAGCTCAAGGATGATGATCAGGACACTCACGAAGACATGGACGCCTCCGACCTAAGAGGAGGCAGCCTGACTCAATCCGAGCACGCTGGGGAAGACGACGAGGACGACGAATTAGAGGAattagaggaggaggacgacggAGAGGACACAGAGGGGGACAGACCCAAGAAGAGGGGCCCCAAGAAGCGCAAAATGACCAAGGCCCGGATCGAGCGCTCCAAAATGCGGCGGGTAAAGGCAAACGCGCGGGAGAGGACCCGCATGCACGACCTGAACTCTGCGCTCGACAATCTGCGTAAAGTTGTGCCCTGCTACTCCAAAACGCAAAAACTGTCCAAAATCGAGACGCTGCGGTTGGCTAAGAACTATATCTGGGCCCTGTCGGAGATATTGCGCGCCGGGAAAAGGCCCGACCTTGTGTCCTACGTCCAGACGCTGTGCAAGGGACTCTCCCAGCCCACTACCAACCTAGTGGCGGGGTGCCTGCAGCTGAACTCCCGCAACTTCCTGACCGAGCAGCAGTGTCAGGACGGGAGCAGGTACGCATCCGGCTCCTTCTCCATGCATTCCTACCCTTACCAGTGCGCGCGTCTGTCCAGCCCCCACTGCCAGTCGGGCTCAAACTCGCACCCGCTCAGGACGCACGGCTACGTCTCCACATACGATTCTGTGTACGGCGGGAGCGGATCCCCGGAGTATAACAGCCCCGAGTATGAGGCGCCCCTCAGCCCGCCCCTGTGCATCAATGGCAACTTTTCCCTCAAGCACCAAGGCCCCGCGTCCCCCGACAACGAGAAGGGGTACCACTACTCTATGCATTACTCCGGCCTGCCGGGCTCCAGACCCAGCGGGGCCCACAACCTGGTGTTTGGCTCCTCGGGGGCCCGGAGTGGCATTCACTCTGAAAACGTCCTGCCTTACCACGACATGCACTTACACCACGAACGGGCCCCCGTGTACGATGAACTGAACGCGTTTTTTCACAATTAA
- the LOC109643981 gene encoding neurogenic differentiation factor 2 isoform X1: protein MIFFLVCLFNFSATMLTRLFSDPSLLPDVQKYSGWADDSDGEDPKLKDDDQDTHEDMDASDLRGGSLTQSEHAGEDDEDDELEELEEEDDGEDTEGDRPKKRGPKKRKMTKARIERSKMRRVKANARERTRMHDLNSALDNLRKVVPCYSKTQKLSKIETLRLAKNYIWALSEILRAGKRPDLVSYVQTLCKGLSQPTTNLVAGCLQLNSRNFLTEQQCQDGSRYASGSFSMHSYPYQCARLSSPHCQSGSNSHPLRTHGYVSTYDSVYGGSGSPEYNSPEYEAPLSPPLCINGNFSLKHQGPASPDNEKGYHYSMHYSGLPGSRPSGAHNLVFGSSGARSGIHSENVLPYHDMHLHHERAPVYDELNAFFHN from the exons atgattttttttttggtctgtctttttaatttttc AGCCACAATGTTGACGAGGCTTTTCAGTGACCCATCGCTGCTTCCCGACGTGCAGAAATACTCCGGCTGGGCGGACGACAGCGACGGAGAGGATCCCAAGCTCAAGGATGATGATCAGGACACTCACGAAGACATGGACGCCTCCGACCTAAGAGGAGGCAGCCTGACTCAATCCGAGCACGCTGGGGAAGACGACGAGGACGACGAATTAGAGGAattagaggaggaggacgacggAGAGGACACAGAGGGGGACAGACCCAAGAAGAGGGGCCCCAAGAAGCGCAAAATGACCAAGGCCCGGATCGAGCGCTCCAAAATGCGGCGGGTAAAGGCAAACGCGCGGGAGAGGACCCGCATGCACGACCTGAACTCTGCGCTCGACAATCTGCGTAAAGTTGTGCCCTGCTACTCCAAAACGCAAAAACTGTCCAAAATCGAGACGCTGCGGTTGGCTAAGAACTATATCTGGGCCCTGTCGGAGATATTGCGCGCCGGGAAAAGGCCCGACCTTGTGTCCTACGTCCAGACGCTGTGCAAGGGACTCTCCCAGCCCACTACCAACCTAGTGGCGGGGTGCCTGCAGCTGAACTCCCGCAACTTCCTGACCGAGCAGCAGTGTCAGGACGGGAGCAGGTACGCATCCGGCTCCTTCTCCATGCATTCCTACCCTTACCAGTGCGCGCGTCTGTCCAGCCCCCACTGCCAGTCGGGCTCAAACTCGCACCCGCTCAGGACGCACGGCTACGTCTCCACATACGATTCTGTGTACGGCGGGAGCGGATCCCCGGAGTATAACAGCCCCGAGTATGAGGCGCCCCTCAGCCCGCCCCTGTGCATCAATGGCAACTTTTCCCTCAAGCACCAAGGCCCCGCGTCCCCCGACAACGAGAAGGGGTACCACTACTCTATGCATTACTCCGGCCTGCCGGGCTCCAGACCCAGCGGGGCCCACAACCTGGTGTTTGGCTCCTCGGGGGCCCGGAGTGGCATTCACTCTGAAAACGTCCTGCCTTACCACGACATGCACTTACACCACGAACGGGCCCCCGTGTACGATGAACTGAACGCGTTTTTTCACAATTAA
- the LOC109643981 gene encoding neurogenic differentiation factor 2 isoform X3, whose amino-acid sequence MLTRLFSDPSLLPDVQKYSGWADDSDGEDPKLKDDDQDTHEDMDASDLRGGSLTQSEHAGEDDEDDELEELEEEDDGEDTEGDRPKKRGPKKRKMTKARIERSKMRRVKANARERTRMHDLNSALDNLRKVVPCYSKTQKLSKIETLRLAKNYIWALSEILRAGKRPDLVSYVQTLCKGLSQPTTNLVAGCLQLNSRNFLTEQQCQDGSRYASGSFSMHSYPYQCARLSSPHCQSGSNSHPLRTHGYVSTYDSVYGGSGSPEYNSPEYEAPLSPPLCINGNFSLKHQGPASPDNEKGYHYSMHYSGLPGSRPSGAHNLVFGSSGARSGIHSENVLPYHDMHLHHERAPVYDELNAFFHN is encoded by the coding sequence ATGTTGACGAGGCTTTTCAGTGACCCATCGCTGCTTCCCGACGTGCAGAAATACTCCGGCTGGGCGGACGACAGCGACGGAGAGGATCCCAAGCTCAAGGATGATGATCAGGACACTCACGAAGACATGGACGCCTCCGACCTAAGAGGAGGCAGCCTGACTCAATCCGAGCACGCTGGGGAAGACGACGAGGACGACGAATTAGAGGAattagaggaggaggacgacggAGAGGACACAGAGGGGGACAGACCCAAGAAGAGGGGCCCCAAGAAGCGCAAAATGACCAAGGCCCGGATCGAGCGCTCCAAAATGCGGCGGGTAAAGGCAAACGCGCGGGAGAGGACCCGCATGCACGACCTGAACTCTGCGCTCGACAATCTGCGTAAAGTTGTGCCCTGCTACTCCAAAACGCAAAAACTGTCCAAAATCGAGACGCTGCGGTTGGCTAAGAACTATATCTGGGCCCTGTCGGAGATATTGCGCGCCGGGAAAAGGCCCGACCTTGTGTCCTACGTCCAGACGCTGTGCAAGGGACTCTCCCAGCCCACTACCAACCTAGTGGCGGGGTGCCTGCAGCTGAACTCCCGCAACTTCCTGACCGAGCAGCAGTGTCAGGACGGGAGCAGGTACGCATCCGGCTCCTTCTCCATGCATTCCTACCCTTACCAGTGCGCGCGTCTGTCCAGCCCCCACTGCCAGTCGGGCTCAAACTCGCACCCGCTCAGGACGCACGGCTACGTCTCCACATACGATTCTGTGTACGGCGGGAGCGGATCCCCGGAGTATAACAGCCCCGAGTATGAGGCGCCCCTCAGCCCGCCCCTGTGCATCAATGGCAACTTTTCCCTCAAGCACCAAGGCCCCGCGTCCCCCGACAACGAGAAGGGGTACCACTACTCTATGCATTACTCCGGCCTGCCGGGCTCCAGACCCAGCGGGGCCCACAACCTGGTGTTTGGCTCCTCGGGGGCCCGGAGTGGCATTCACTCTGAAAACGTCCTGCCTTACCACGACATGCACTTACACCACGAACGGGCCCCCGTGTACGATGAACTGAACGCGTTTTTTCACAATTAA